TGCTAAAGATAATAAAGCCATAGTAAACGGCAATGGTATTTACGAACTACGTATCTTTTATAACGGTTATAGAGTATACTATAAAGAGGTTAATAACCAAATACTACTACTTTTATGTGGTGGTAACAAGGATAGCCAAACACGTGATATAGAAAAAGCCAAAGATTTGCTTAAAGGTTACGAGGGGTACTAAAATGGAAAAAGAAAACTTTACTAAATGGGATATGGCCGATAATTTTAAGACTAAAGAAGATGTAATAAACTACATAAAGGTAGCTATAGAAGACAATGATTTATATTTTTTGTTTAAAATATTTGAAGCTATAAGCCGCAGTAAATTTGCTAGTGATTTTAACTTAAATAATAATAAACCTAGCTTAGAGCCTTTACTTAATACATTAGGTTTTAGTTTAAAATTAGAAAAAATTAACGACTTACAAATGGCATAAGCCCATCACCAAAGAGGCTGTTTATAGTACGGAAGCCTTTGAAGCCATAAAAGATGTAGCGGGCAAAGGCCGCCCAGCCAAAGTAAATATAAAAGAAGAGT
This genomic stretch from Spirochaetaceae bacterium harbors:
- a CDS encoding type II toxin-antitoxin system RelE/ParE family toxin — translated: MKELIKSDTFIKWFDKLKDVKGKIIIDKHITYLQDGYAKDNKAIVNGNGIYELRIFYNGYRVYYKEVNNQILLLLCGGNKDSQTRDIEKAKDLLKGYEGY